The following are from one region of the Candidatus Sysuiplasma jiujiangense genome:
- a CDS encoding dioxygenase, translated as MGKIVYAIFSSHGPDLLTLGRGIFDSFEERERKVVEALEACSENIRKVKPDAVIAISPHWYTGGRFLIDGSKKLPCIQDYYGFPPNFYSFRYDAAGEPELAKAIADSLVRDGFQAELTGGRGLDHGHWVPLHYLLPERNVPVVPLSITGLSAEEHYSSGISIAHALDGYSGRIAILATGALLHRMDLITSFELHDEWPEGEIFLKHIGEALSTMDVEAIKSMASGRNEAGPEAGLRTLMLLLGALSNTEVHANVLSATRIATYTSNNVIEFITANR; from the coding sequence ATGGGCAAAATTGTCTACGCTATTTTTTCCTCTCATGGGCCTGACCTGCTGACGCTGGGCAGAGGCATCTTTGACTCCTTTGAGGAAAGGGAAAGAAAGGTTGTGGAAGCTCTGGAAGCATGTTCTGAAAATATCCGTAAAGTGAAACCGGATGCAGTGATTGCAATTTCTCCTCACTGGTACACGGGTGGCAGATTTCTGATTGATGGCTCCAAAAAACTTCCCTGCATTCAGGACTATTACGGATTTCCGCCAAACTTTTACAGTTTCAGGTACGATGCGGCGGGTGAGCCGGAGCTGGCAAAGGCGATTGCCGATTCTCTTGTCAGGGATGGATTTCAGGCAGAGCTCACCGGAGGGCGCGGGCTGGACCACGGTCACTGGGTCCCGCTGCATTATCTGCTTCCAGAAAGGAATGTTCCCGTCGTCCCTCTTTCAATAACAGGTCTTTCTGCTGAGGAGCACTACAGTTCCGGTATTTCGATAGCACACGCCCTGGATGGTTACAGCGGGAGGATTGCAATCCTTGCCACGGGTGCCCTACTGCACAGAATGGATCTCATTACCTCCTTTGAGCTGCACGACGAATGGCCGGAAGGGGAAATCTTTCTTAAGCACATCGGAGAGGCATTGAGCACGATGGATGTTGAAGCCATAAAATCCATGGCGTCCGGACGAAATGAGGCCGGACCGGAGGCTGGACTGAGAACACTGATGCTTCTCCTTGGTGCACTGAGCAATACGGAAGTGCATGCAAACGTGCTTTCTGCAACACGCATTGCAACATACACCTCAAACAACGTAATCGAATTCATTACGGCAAACCGCTGA